One Amycolatopsis thermophila DNA segment encodes these proteins:
- a CDS encoding LysR family transcriptional regulator has translation MTLRQLEYLVTIVDAGSFTRAAELLHVTQPALSHQVRALERATGGPLLERLPRSVRLTPMGRAMLPHARATLAAARKSVSAARQAADLQCGEIMVATVYSLSLGVLPPVLKAWRRAYPDVHVRLFEHRHADELAAAMAQGQADLAVGPAPSDWDGPVHPLGEEEFVVVVPPGDPAAGSARVRLADLADREWVHYAPGNGLADLLDQVCAAAGFQPRASVRTEQTAAAPSLAAAGLGPALVPANVLPPRFPGQLLRPDPPVRRTLAAYTRSGADPVTAAFAEILRRKAILVPGHVERCLH, from the coding sequence ATGACGCTGCGTCAGCTGGAGTACCTGGTGACGATCGTCGACGCGGGCTCGTTCACCCGCGCCGCCGAGTTGCTGCACGTGACGCAACCCGCGTTGTCGCACCAGGTGCGGGCGCTGGAGCGGGCCACCGGCGGGCCGCTGCTGGAACGGTTGCCGCGGTCGGTGCGGCTCACCCCGATGGGGCGCGCGATGCTGCCGCACGCCCGCGCCACCCTGGCGGCGGCCCGGAAGTCGGTGTCCGCCGCGCGGCAGGCGGCGGACCTGCAGTGCGGCGAGATCATGGTGGCGACCGTGTACTCGCTGAGCCTCGGGGTGCTGCCGCCGGTGCTCAAGGCGTGGCGGCGCGCGTACCCGGACGTGCACGTGCGGCTGTTCGAACACCGGCACGCGGACGAGCTGGCCGCCGCGATGGCGCAGGGCCAGGCCGACCTGGCCGTCGGACCCGCACCGTCCGATTGGGACGGTCCGGTGCATCCGCTGGGCGAGGAGGAGTTCGTCGTGGTCGTCCCACCCGGTGACCCGGCGGCCGGGTCGGCGCGGGTGCGGCTGGCCGACCTCGCCGACCGGGAGTGGGTGCACTACGCGCCCGGCAACGGGCTGGCGGACCTGCTCGACCAGGTATGCGCGGCCGCCGGGTTCCAGCCGCGGGCCTCGGTGCGGACGGAACAGACGGCGGCCGCGCCGTCACTCGCCGCGGCCGGTCTCGGGCCGGCACTGGTCCCGGCGAACGTCCTGCCGCCGCGGTTCCCCGGGCAGCTGCTGCGCCCCGACCCGCCGGTGCGGCGCACCCTCGCCGCCTACACCCGGTCGGGCGCCGACCCGGTGACCGCCGCGTTCGCCGAAATCCTCCGCCGGAAAGCGATTCTGGTGCCCGGTCACGTCGAGCGGTGCCTGCATTAG
- a CDS encoding alpha/beta fold hydrolase — MDIAYDDKGSGPALVLVHGHPFDRSMWAPQLEHFGAGGHRVIAPDLRGYGDSTVVPGTTPLDVFARDIVGLLDRLGVGEFVLGGLSMGGQIVLEVHRLFADRVRGLVLADTTPRAETDEGKRLRAEMAARLLREGLRPYADEVLTKMVAPANVAAMPDVAEHVHRMMRETSPEGAAAALLGRAERPDYVPMLGEIRVPTLVVVGDQDEYTPVAEAEFTHSRIPGAELVVVEGAAHMPNLERPDAFNAALAAFLQRS, encoded by the coding sequence ATGGACATCGCGTACGACGACAAGGGCTCCGGGCCGGCACTGGTCCTGGTCCACGGCCACCCGTTCGACCGGTCGATGTGGGCGCCGCAGCTGGAGCACTTCGGCGCGGGCGGCCACCGCGTGATCGCCCCCGACCTGCGCGGTTACGGCGACAGCACCGTCGTCCCCGGCACCACGCCGCTGGACGTGTTCGCCCGTGACATCGTGGGGCTCCTCGACCGCTTGGGCGTCGGCGAGTTCGTCCTGGGCGGGCTGTCCATGGGCGGCCAGATCGTCCTCGAGGTGCACCGGCTGTTCGCCGACCGGGTCCGCGGGCTGGTTCTCGCCGACACCACGCCGCGGGCGGAGACGGACGAGGGGAAGCGGTTGCGCGCCGAGATGGCCGCCAGATTGCTCCGAGAAGGTCTCCGACCGTACGCCGACGAGGTCCTGACGAAGATGGTCGCCCCGGCCAACGTCGCCGCGATGCCGGACGTCGCCGAGCACGTCCACCGGATGATGCGCGAAACCTCGCCCGAGGGCGCCGCCGCGGCGCTGCTCGGCCGGGCCGAGCGGCCCGACTACGTGCCGATGCTGGGCGAGATCCGGGTACCCACGCTGGTCGTGGTCGGCGACCAGGACGAGTACACCCCGGTCGCCGAGGCCGAGTTCACGCACTCCCGCATCCCGGGCGCCGAACTGGTGGTCGTCGAGGGCGCGGCGCACATGCCGAACCTGGAGCGCCCGGACGCCTTCAACGCGGCCCTGGCGGCCTTCCTGCAGCGGTCGTAG
- a CDS encoding MarR family winged helix-turn-helix transcriptional regulator: MQERPWLSDDQLRAWVHYLGAHTLVQRALERHLHEAAGISHAEYEILTRLDGAPGRRMRMGELAAVLFSPGSRLNYRITRLAGLGWVRREQHPTDRRGLYAVLTDEGADFLRGVTPGYRQAVRRHVVAPLTDEEFAELGRLSRKLFQHHLARGD, encoded by the coding sequence ATGCAGGAGCGCCCCTGGCTGTCCGACGACCAGCTCCGGGCCTGGGTGCACTACCTGGGCGCGCACACGCTCGTGCAGCGCGCGCTCGAACGGCACCTGCACGAGGCCGCGGGGATTTCCCACGCCGAATACGAAATCCTCACCCGGCTGGACGGCGCACCCGGCCGTCGCATGCGAATGGGTGAGCTGGCCGCGGTGCTGTTCTCGCCGGGCAGCAGGCTCAACTACCGGATCACCCGGCTGGCCGGGCTGGGCTGGGTCCGCCGGGAACAACACCCGACGGACCGCCGCGGCCTGTACGCCGTCCTGACCGACGAGGGGGCCGATTTCCTCCGCGGCGTCACACCCGGATACCGCCAGGCCGTCCGGCGCCACGTGGTCGCCCCGCTGACGGACGAGGAATTCGCCGAACTCGGCCGCCTCAGCCGCAAGCTCTTCCAGCACCACCTCGCGCGGGGCGATTAG
- a CDS encoding phosphoribosylaminoimidazolesuccinocarboxamide synthase, with product MKHIYAGKVRELYSDGEDILLVASDRISLYDVVMPTPIPDKGKLLTQLSLWWFEHLTEIVPNHVVSTDVPEEFAGRAIRVKPLKMVQVECIARGHLTGLGLKEYQKRGTVSGVQLPPGLVEGSKLPEPIFTPTTKATEGHDEFITFDDVVAQEGRETAERLRDLTLAIYRTGAERAARNGIIVADTKVEFGWDADGVLTLGDEVLTSDSSRFWPADRWRPGRPQFSFDKQYVRDWVSGTGWDKTPPAPEIPADVVATTRSRYIEVYERITGRTWG from the coding sequence ATGAAGCACATCTACGCGGGCAAGGTCCGGGAGCTCTACTCCGACGGGGAGGACATCCTGCTCGTCGCGTCCGACCGGATCTCGCTCTACGACGTGGTGATGCCCACCCCCATCCCGGACAAGGGCAAGCTGCTCACCCAGCTGTCGCTGTGGTGGTTCGAGCACCTGACGGAGATCGTGCCCAACCACGTGGTGTCCACCGACGTGCCGGAGGAGTTCGCCGGCCGCGCCATCCGCGTGAAGCCGCTGAAGATGGTGCAGGTCGAGTGCATCGCGCGGGGCCACCTGACCGGCCTGGGCCTCAAGGAGTACCAGAAGCGGGGCACGGTGTCCGGCGTCCAGCTGCCGCCCGGCCTGGTCGAGGGCAGCAAGCTGCCCGAGCCGATCTTCACCCCGACCACGAAGGCCACCGAGGGGCACGACGAGTTCATCACCTTCGACGACGTCGTCGCGCAGGAAGGCCGGGAGACCGCGGAGCGGCTGCGCGACCTGACGCTGGCGATCTACCGCACCGGCGCCGAGCGGGCCGCCCGGAACGGGATCATCGTCGCCGACACGAAGGTCGAGTTCGGCTGGGACGCCGACGGCGTGCTGACCCTCGGCGACGAGGTCCTCACCTCCGACTCGTCCCGCTTCTGGCCCGCTGACCGCTGGCGGCCCGGGCGCCCGCAGTTCTCGTTCGACAAGCAGTACGTGCGCGACTGGGTGAGCGGCACCGGCTGGGACAAGACCCCGCCGGCGCCGGAGATCCCGGCCGACGTGGTGGCGACCACGCGCAGCCGCTACATCGAGGTCTACGAGCGGATCACCGGCCGGACCTGGGGCTGA